tcgagccccacttcgagctgtggaagtacttcttcacggtgagcctctACCAGAAGACGGGGAAGGCCggaagccagcagcggtcgcctccggtgccgattgggtgcgccggcatccacctccgtcatactcgctccaaggagtatatgatgGTGAAGACCTCTGTGTCccataaggggtggcacaaccagtggttctacgtgaagaactacccgaactcccccctgccggcgtTCACCgaccgcaccatcgacgcggcgcccgaggTGTGGGcatacgggccggtggagaaggagaagaagaagatctccgACCTTCTGCAGGCCATCGGGCAGTTGAAGCGGGAGGGACTCACTGGTGCCGGTGTCATCGGCGcataccacgcccggcgggtggcaccgctgatgctccgggtccggcCCCTTGGCGTCATGACCCCCAACATGCCGCCCGAGGACACCGTCCTGGCGACAGGCGCgcttgccgcctccgagatccagcaacggctccgggaggcgctggaggacaaggatgtcGAGTACCCGGtccccgggcacccgccgatgcgcccggagcagGGCTTCGTGGACCTGGTAAGGCGTCTGGGCCACTACTCTTCCCCCCTGATGTTCTGCTGTCTCGCTGTTCCGATGTGGATCCTCTTTTTCGCCTCACAGGGCCCGCTGACCCGGGTTAAGGACTCTcttccgccggtgccggaggatgccgcaCGGAGGGCTCTCAACCGTCTCCAGGCGGAGAAGGACAAACgtcgcaaggacaaggagacggagaagcggcggaagaGGGCCGCCAGGGAGTaccaacggcggcggagaggggcggtcgtgtctgacgacgacgacgacgaagaagaggaagaagaagaagaagaggaggaggaggaggaagtggaattGTTTGCCCCCCGTTCGGGGGCTTTAGTGATTCGTGACACACCCCCGCAGACGGCGgcagggggtgcggcggcgggagcatcCGTGCGGGATCCGGCTCCCCCCGGTCCTGGGACCGTGCCTCAGGGGCCAGCGCCGCGCGCGCTCCAGGAGCCTGAGCGGACCGCTCCTCAGGGGTCGGCGCTGCGCGCGCGTCAGGAGCCGGTGCGGATCGCTCCCCCGGGGGcgacgcagggcgtcccccgggGGCCGGCACAGGGCCTCCCCCAGGGAGGGACGCGGGGTGCCCCTTCGAGGTCGTCCCAGGGCACCCCCCAGGAGCAGGCGCGGGATGCTCCCTTGGCACCGGCGAGGGATGTCGCCCCGGCGTCGAGCCGGAGCACCCCTCAGGGGCCTTCAGAGTCCGTCCCTGCCGCAATTTtgggtccggcgcggggcgccccccaggagtccgctcggggggctcctcggggatccgtgggggctgcccccgccgccgtgcctgctGGCGgagggcgacggggcggagacaagcggccactgccggatgccccggggtcggcgtctggctccgagtcgaagcgcgcacgccgcccctgcgcttcgagggcgtaagttgacTCCTCCCACACGTCGTCCTTCCTTTCCTTCTCCGTATGTTTCTGTTTGACGCCTGACCGTCAACGTGCAGCACTTCTCCCCGCGGCGTCACCctgcggctggcgcccaagaagatgtTGCGgatgtcgtcctcctccggggcgCGGGCCGCGACCCCGCCAGCGGCGATTGGCGGGGTTCCCGGTGTGGCCGTGGAtcccccggcggaggtggctgctgaggagccggttgccgggacggcggcggggtcggccgcaggagggggagcggactccaCCCCGCCTGTGGCTCCACCGGTCGTTCCTCCTGTCTGGGCCGTGATCCCCCCGGGCCCGCAGGcgggggaggtgatcgacctcgacgccgacgaggcggaggaggcggagacgaCGGGGGGCGAGGCGGATGCCCCTGCTGCCATGGCGGGGTCGGAGGCAGAGGGGGTGCTCGCTCccgagggtgcggcggcggtgaaggcacCGGTGTCAGAGGCTGAGGTCTCCGTCCCGGTTGCTCCCACGGGGGTGCTTTCGGCGGCCGAGACGGAGGTGCCCAcagaggtgccgtcggcggccgtggtggcgacGGGTGTGCAGGCGCCGGAGCcgtcggcggatccgggggTTTCTGGCGTCGTAATGTCGTCATCGACGACGATGTCAGAGTCGGGCCTTGTTccgccctcggcttcctccgtccccggggcgtggagagggcatATCCTCCGCTGGACGTCCCGCGACgacccgccgcggcgcctctACGCACTAGATGatgccgccgagtggcataagtggcagGTGGTGCATGGCGGCGTCGCCCAGGCTCAGGCGGCgctgacctcggcgttgggagcTTTGGCCAACACCGTGGTCCCTCGCAATCAGGTATGTTTGTTTCTGCCGCTCGGTGATGAGCTCTTTTATTTACTTTTTTGTCTTACCGTCATGCTGCTTTTGCAGCCTCTTCAAGAGGCCAGCCTGGAGAAGTCCAACTTCCTCCGGCAGCAGCGGAACCTCTGGGAACATtacaacaccgagagggagcgctCCAGGGGTCTGGCCCTGCAGCTCGGTGCCGCCCAGGGTGCTgttcgcgacctggaggggcgcgagcaagcggcgctagagggggcgcggcgtgccgaggccaagctccaggccgtcgcggagaaggcccgcctcgaccttgaGGAGTTCCAAGCTGCTATGGAAAAGGCGCGCCATGACGCCGAGGGGCTAAGAGCCGCTGCTACCGAGCGGGCCCGCCGAGACGCCGAGGaactggcgcggctgagggggggAGAATGGAGCCCTTCGCGCGGAACGCGACCAATTCCGTTTGCAGGTGCACGGGCTCCAGACCGCCGTGTCCCTCGGTGCCGACCGGGAACGCGAGCTGAAGGCCcgggccgacggtgaggctctttctgcttCTGTATTTCCGTGTCGTTGGTGTTTCGTTTCCTTTAACTTGGTGAGGTTTCTTGATCGGCTCCTGCAGAGGACCTTGCCCAGGTTGCGGGTtttgctcgacgaggagcgcggcgagcatggcgccttgcgggatgcggtccgcgtcgtctacGAGGACTTCGGCGTTGCTCCGGAAGAAGGGTCAAGCTCGCTGCCGGCCCGTGTTCTTGaagtgcgccgtcgccgtcgtgagattgccgtggacgcgcttcacctcggtgtgcggcgcgccttcggggtcttcggctctcactatgccgacattaactttgtcgggatgagtgcggggtactgcgccggctacaccgacgccgagctggacgagattgactCCGCGGTgactgcgccggcggaggccctcgcgaagcttctggaggatgaagccgtcccccctgccgaccctgaagcctcTCCTACCGGTCCcgaggcccctgccgccgccgaccctgaagccgtcgCTCCTGTTGACCCCGAAGCCGCCGCTtcagccgaccccgggactaCTGCTCCAGCCGACCCTCCTGTCAATTAACTGTACCGGGCTTGTGCCCAAAAACGTTTGTATTTAAGTCAGTCGTCTTGAACTTTGTTCGcgctggccatacgggcctgttcttatgactttttattttgtgctaaggaaaccgtttccctttgttattcctttggttttTGAAAGCGTTCGGATGCGTTGCCGGGCGtgtcagtaagtttttgatgagcgaaggtaccgtagccgctggggtgtAGGCTTCTTCGCAGTCTGATCGTGACTTGGCTGAGTAgcgttcacgcatccttatctttttgcatccaaaggtttttcgaaagggagtggccggttttttgaaagaagaaaaacgttttctttttagcggtgcccagcggctggggttggggcccctgatagcccccgaggggtgtgcgatcctggggccaggccagggtcggatacccctgagcttaaaagaaaaggccttcttttttcgtggaagatcaaaactggtagcccccgaggggtatgcgaccttggaacgaggccagggtcggatacccctgagcttaaacgaaaagacctgagccaaggtgactcagggtttctttttagcagaagaacgaaactggtagcccccgaggggtatgcgaccttggaacgagaccggggtcggatacccctgagcttaaacgaaaacgacCTGAGCCagggtggctcagggtttctttttagcagaagaacaaaactggtagcccccgaggggtatgcgaccttggaacgaggccagggtcggatacccctgagcttaaacgaaaacggGGGCAAAGTTATGTATAACTTATAAacaagagctatgggtagaagcgtcttagctgttctatgttccaggcgttgctgaagatttgcccgtcgggagttgccagcttgtaggtgcctggccgtagcacctgtgcgacgatgaacggcccttcccatggtggagtcaacttgtgccgacccctgttgtcttggatgaggcggagcactagatctccaacgttgaaggcgcggccttgtatcttgcgactgtggtaacgccgtagggcctgctggtacttagccgagtgtAGGAGGGCTACATCCCGCGcttcgtcgagttggtcttgcgcgtcctcgagcgacgcctggtttccctgctcgtcgtatgctttgacccttggtgacccgtactccaagtcggtgggcagggcggcctcggacccgtaaaccatgaagaacggggtgaatcctgtcgcccggctgggagtcgtcctcaggctccagaggactgctgggagttccgcaacccatcgtccgccgaactttttaaggcggtcgaagatccgtggcttgagaccctggagtatcatgccgttggctcgttcgacttgcccgttcgtgcgggggtgcgcaactgccgcccaatccactcgaatgtggtggtcgtcgcagaactggaggaaccTCTTTCCGGTGAATTGCGTACCGTTGTCggttatgatggagttcgggatcccgaagcgatggatgatgtcggtgaagaattgtaccgcctgctcggacttgatttgcgccacaggccttgcttcgatccatttggaaaacttgtcgacagcgacgagtaggtgggtgaagcccccgggcgcccttttgaagggtccgacgagatccagcccccagaccgcgaacggccacgtgatggggatggtttgcaacgcctgtgcgggcagatgggtttggcgggcaaagaattggcatccttcgcaagtgcggactacctgggtagcatccgcgaccgcggttggccagtagaaaccttgccggaaggcattgcccaccagcgtccttggcgcagcgtggtgaccgcaggccccggcgtggatgtcctggatcagcgcctttccctgctcgatcgggatgcagcgctggaggatccccgtGTGGCTTCGCTTGTAAAGTTCCTGgttgatgatggtgaaggatttcgctcggcgcgtgatcctgcgggcttcggtcttgtcagttgggagcgcgtcgtggataaggtattcgaggtacggggctctccaatcggtcggggggtcggccccagccgcggggcccgcctcgatttccataaccgcGGGGTCGGAGGGCTTGGCTTTCGCGGCCGGGTCGGGTGGGGCAGCGTTGTTTCCCTCGGGATTGGTGTTCGGGTCCAGGATAGGTGGCGtattgccgacctctcctggctcagatcccgaccccgaggctgggcatgcctcgccgacccctgctggcttTGGGTAACGgatcgaaggcttcagctggtcgctaacgaagacgccgtcggggacgggcatccggccggacgccgcctttgcgagctcgtcggcggcttcgttgaagcgccttgcgacgtggttgagctccaacccgtcgaacttgtcctcgagcttgcgtacctcgttgcagtaggcggccatttttgggtcatggcagctccattctttcatgacttgttcgacgaccaactgggaatcgcctcggacgtccagtcgacggatgcccagctcgatggcgatgcgaagcccgttgagaagggcttcatactcagcgacattgttggatgcaggaaaatggaggcgaatcATGTACCTTATGCGTACGCCCAGCGGAGAGACGAaaacgaggcctgctccggcgcgggccctcatcagcgacccgtcgaagtacagcGTCCaatactcctgctcctctgccGCCGGCGGTGTTTGTACCTCCGTCCAttcggccacgaaatcggcaagtacctgggatttgatggcggtgcgggggacgtaggtgataccctggtccataagctcgaccgcccacttcgcgatcctccctgttgcatttgggttccggattacttcaccaagcgggaatgaagagacgaccgttaccggatgggaggtgaagtagtgacacagcttcctcttcgtgatgaggacggcgtagacgagcttctggatctgcggatatcgtgacttggattcggacaacacctcgctgatgaagtacaccgggcgttgcaccttaagagcatgcccctcctcctcccgctccactactagggtcgcgctgaccacctgagtggttgccgcgacgtagagtagGAGGatctcgccgtcggccggcggaaccaggattggagccttcgtcaggaggtccttgagccggtcaagcgcctcctgcgcctcgctggtccactcgaagcggtcggatttCTTCAAGAGCCGGTAGAGAggaagtcctcgctcgccgaggcgcgagatgaagcggcttagggacgctaagcatcccatgacgcgctgcactcccttcatgttccggatcAGCCCCATgtcgttgatggccgctatcttctccgggttcgcctcgatgccgcgcacggagacgatgaagcctaacagcatgcccctcgggacaccgaacacgcatttctctAGGTTAAGCTTGatacgcttatcccttagcctttcgaaggctagctccaggtcggggacgagctgatcgctcttcctggatttgaccacgatgtcgtcaacgtaggcctcaacggttcgcccgatgagatctccaaagcacttaagcatacatcgctggaaggtagcccccgcgtttttgaggccaaatggcatcttaacgtagcagtaggggccaaagggggtgatgaaggaggtagcgagctggtcggcctctctCATcgtgatctggtgatagccggagtacgcatcgaggaagctgagtgtttcgcacccggctgtcgagtcgactatttgatctatacgTGGAAAagggaacggatcctttggacacgctttgttgagaccggtataatcgacacacattctccatttcccattctttttcggcACAAGAACATGATTGGCCAACCACTTAgggtggtgtacttccttgatgaagccggccgccaggagcttttcgagctcttcaccaatggccctgcgcctttcttcgtcgaaacggcgcaagccctgCTTCACCGGTTTAGAGCTGGCCCTAATGTTcagggaatgctcggcgacttctctcgggatgcctggcatgtccgagggcttccacgcaaagacgtcgctgtttgcgcggaggaagccgacgagcgcgctttcctatttgggggatagggctgcGCTGATTCGCACCACCCCTCCGCTGGAACAGCCGGGGTTGAgagggacttctttgataccttcggtgggctcgaaggaggttcctgactgcttggcgtcgggccAGTCCTCAACTGTCTCCTGAAGCTGGGCCACCAtgtcgcccgagacggtgatagccgcggcgtactcgcagcactcgacatcgcactcgtatgccttctggaaggtcgtgccgacggtgatgactccgttgggtcctggcagcttgagcttgaggtaggtgtagttggggattgccatgaacttcgcgtagcatgggcggcccaagatggcgtggtaggttccgcggaagcccaccacctcgaaggtgaggacctccttcctgtagttggaaggggtcccaaacgtgacgggcaggtcgatctgcccgaggggcgttgcctgcttccctggtacgacgccatggaagggagccttgctaggacggagacgggagcggtcgatccccatggcgtcgagggtctcagcgtagaggaggttgaggccgcttcccccatccatgagtaccttggtgagacgcGTTGTGCCAATGATGGGGTCGACGAGGAGAGGATAGCGCCCTGGGTGCCgaacgcgtccagggtggtcggatctgtcgaaggtgatggccggcgcggaccaatcgaggaaagcCGGGGTCGCAGGCTCGGCGGCGTAAACCTCCCGACGCTCTAGCTTGTGCTGGCGCTTGGTGCCGTACGCTGCAgggcccccgaagatcatgaagtagccgtccactttaggaaagccgtcttccttctcctcgtcacCCTTCCTttcctcgtcgggcttccgctttcggtcacctttcaccggattgcccacaaagaatctcttcatgaggttacaatctttgtaggcgtgcttgacggggaactcgtggttcgggcacggcccCTCGAGCaccttgtcgaagaagccaggagtgccGTCCGGGGGCGGttgcccccgcttgcgctcgactgcGGCTACGAGCGGTGGCTCGCgtcgctgcttgcccttcttcttctgttgctggcggttggaggtgccttcgtcggcattctcctcccgcttcgccttgcccttggaacgatcaaagatcgctccgacagcctcttcgccggaggcatagctagtggcgatgttgagctcttccgtggttcgtggacctcggcgccctagctcgtggacgaggggccggcaagaggtccctgctaggaaagctcctatgacgtcggcgtcggcgacgttggagagcttggtgcgctttctggagaagcgccggatgtaatcccggagggactcctccgccccctggcggcagctccggagatcccaggagttgccagggcgagtgtatgtcccttggaagtttcctacgaaaacctccttcaggtcgttccagttgcgaatgcgtcctgaagggatatgctctagccaggctctcgtggagtctgccagaaacaggggtaagttgcggatgatgaacaggtcatcgtccgccccgccggcctgacatgcaagccggtaatcgctaagccatactccagggttggtctcccccgagtatttggccacactCGTAGGTTGccggaagcgcggcgggaagggcgcattcaggatgcgcgcagagaaggcccgaggtccagccgctccggggctcggactgcggtcctccccgctgtcgtagcgtccgccacggtggacgtggtagccacgatccgccccgtccgccctgtccgcgcgggaacgtctccgcgcgttcagtgtgtcgcgggcgtcgcgaacgggaccgacgcgctggtggatcGATCGGGCCTCGCCCACCGCGAGTGGCGGTGCTCGCTGGGCGGTCGCAGCCGGATTCGCCTCCGgaaggggttgatggacagattccccccgccgctccgggggggcgccctgcgtcgccctactggcgttctggccgcgtcgtcgagacgccgaactttccgcctgctggacggcggcgcactcgactaggttacgcatctcttggcgcgcccgtcgctcctcaggcgttgccggctcggggagctgtcggagtagcaccgccgcggcggcgacgttctggctggcgTGGGCAAAGAGCGGTGGACGTTctccatccgcacagatgcgttcctggacgtcgcgcgctcgttgtcgtgctcccccctcgtggcgGGGGTGCTCTACTTCTTGGCGAGCGCCCATGTGCGCTTCCGGTTGCAGAGAGCCCTCTGGTGCCCTGGGtagggccccagtcgtagcttcggcgcgcgaggggggagcccgttgcctcccctcggcaccatcgccattggacccctcggagtgcgcgtcag
This sequence is a window from Setaria italica strain Yugu1 chromosome III, Setaria_italica_v2.0, whole genome shotgun sequence. Protein-coding genes within it:
- the LOC105914102 gene encoding uncharacterized protein LOC105914102, whose product is MAAYCNEVRKLEDKFDGLELNHVARRFNEAADELAKAASGRMPVPDGVFVSDQLKPSIRYPKPAGGNNAAPPDPAAKAKPSDPAVMEIEAGPAAGADPPTDWRAPYLEYLIHDALPTDKTEARRITRRAKSFTIINQELYKRSHTGILQRCIPIEQGKALIQDIHAGACGHHAAPRTLVGNAFRQGFYWPTAVADATQVVRTCEGCQFFARQTHLPAQALQTIPITWPFAVWGLDLFTGKRFLQFCDDHHIRVDWAAVAHPRTNGQVERANGMILQGLKPRIFDRLKKFGGRWVAELPAVLWSLRTT